A genomic stretch from Corynebacterium kutscheri includes:
- a CDS encoding UDP-N-acetylmuramoyl-tripeptide--D-alanyl-D-alanine ligase, with amino-acid sequence MIPMTLGHIAAVTGGEVVPAHAADKYVTAGVEFDSRRVEPDGLFVAIAGNRVDGHDFAASTPAAGTLAFKDVGAPCVVVPKTQLVDSENSYLIAGDNSGAVASVVYALGLLARYVVDELKSTGLRVIGVTGSAGKTSTKDMMASVFAAAGETIAPPGSMNNEIGHPYTALKCTRDTQFLVAEMSARGIGHVAHLAEIAPPEIAVVLNVGSAHLSEFGSREIIAQAKAELVEALPPQGVAVLNADDEYVRAMSSRTSAQVLSFSTQQDNPYGAEITAKNIVLDSRARASFTVHYGAQEAKICLQVAGLHQVSNALAAVGAGLAAGLKLENIAPALSSYQIVSAHRMDTHELSTGAIIIDDAYNANMESMTAGFHALRDMTSTGKTSWAVLGPMAEAGINEIHEHEILIDRLVDTGINHLIVVGNHDNAMAMYRQAQKLKITVHKVADATTATAILRPMMQSGDAVLVKASNSYKLWEVATQLIEADELENGTQSTTEQKVNKS; translated from the coding sequence ATGATTCCTATGACTCTTGGCCACATAGCTGCAGTCACTGGTGGGGAAGTAGTTCCAGCACATGCCGCGGATAAATATGTGACCGCTGGCGTTGAATTTGATTCTCGCCGCGTTGAACCTGACGGACTTTTTGTCGCGATTGCTGGTAATCGGGTTGATGGTCATGATTTTGCCGCGAGTACTCCCGCAGCGGGTACCTTGGCTTTTAAAGATGTTGGTGCACCATGCGTTGTAGTTCCTAAAACACAGCTTGTTGATAGCGAAAATAGTTATTTAATCGCAGGTGATAATTCTGGGGCAGTAGCTAGTGTTGTCTATGCCTTGGGTCTTTTAGCTAGATATGTTGTTGATGAGCTTAAAAGCACTGGTCTTCGAGTTATTGGGGTAACCGGTTCGGCAGGTAAAACCTCCACTAAAGACATGATGGCTAGCGTATTTGCTGCTGCTGGTGAAACTATCGCTCCGCCAGGTTCAATGAATAATGAAATTGGCCATCCATATACCGCTTTAAAATGTACTCGGGATACCCAGTTTTTAGTGGCCGAGATGTCCGCACGTGGCATTGGCCATGTGGCACATTTAGCAGAGATTGCTCCACCAGAAATTGCAGTGGTGCTTAACGTCGGCAGTGCGCACCTTAGCGAATTTGGCTCCCGTGAGATTATTGCCCAAGCTAAGGCAGAATTAGTAGAAGCGCTTCCACCACAAGGAGTGGCAGTATTAAATGCCGATGATGAATATGTTCGCGCTATGAGCAGCCGCACTAGTGCACAGGTATTGAGCTTTTCGACGCAGCAAGACAACCCATATGGAGCAGAAATTACTGCGAAAAATATTGTTCTTGACTCGCGCGCGCGAGCATCGTTTACTGTGCACTACGGTGCACAAGAAGCCAAGATATGCCTACAAGTTGCTGGGCTGCATCAAGTTTCTAATGCTTTAGCTGCGGTGGGTGCTGGATTAGCGGCCGGGTTGAAACTAGAAAATATTGCTCCTGCTTTATCTAGTTATCAGATAGTTTCTGCACACCGTATGGATACTCATGAGCTTTCCACTGGGGCAATTATTATCGATGACGCCTATAACGCCAATATGGAATCAATGACGGCAGGTTTTCATGCGCTTCGTGATATGACTTCGACGGGTAAAACTAGTTGGGCAGTATTAGGGCCAATGGCCGAAGCTGGCATAAATGAGATACATGAGCACGAAATATTAATTGATCGTTTAGTAGACACCGGTATTAATCACCTTATTGTGGTTGGCAACCATGACAATGCCATGGCGATGTATCGGCAGGCTCAGAAGTTAAAAATTACCGTGCATAAGGTTGCGGATGCAACGACGGCAACTGCAATTTTGCGACCGATGATGCAATCGGGCGATGCGGTGCTAGTGAAAGCGTCGAATTCCTATAAATTATGGGAAGTAGCAACACAACTTATTGAAGCAGATGAGTTGGAAAACGGTACGCAAAGTACTACAGAACAAAAGGTGAATAAGTCATGA
- a CDS encoding UDP-N-acetylmuramoyl-L-alanyl-D-glutamate--2,6-diaminopimelate ligase, which translates to MSTTVGQISTLIQATLHAAEVRLAEEIPISAIGLDSRQLPEGGLFAALPGTRNHGAHYAGSTAAAAILSDAEGTKILRELGETRPILEVADIRAVLGYVAAEVYDHPSEKMTIIGITGTSGKTTTSYLLETGLIAAGYSVGLIGTTGTRINGKPVPTQLTTPEAPTLQALFARMLNDGVTHVVMEVSSHALSLGRTVGTHFKVAGFTNLSQDHLDFHSTMEEYFAAKALFFEPTSDKRAQTSVICVDDPWGEKMAQRAINPIRVSTTNNHGDVIAHAIESDPTGAQSFQLRAGNKDYHVVLPLPGIFNVANASLALAIAENIGVDMSAVIDGMSQVSVPGRMQRIDAGQEFLAVVDYAHKPAAIAAVLETIRNQISGRIGIVIGAGGDRDAAKRPIMGAESVRRADLVIVTDDNPRSEDPAVIRQAVLAGAYAIQQERPEVEIAEIGDRRKAIAAAISWAQPGDAVIVAGKGHEVGQLIAGVNHHFDDREEVQAALQRISQ; encoded by the coding sequence ATGTCCACTACTGTTGGGCAGATCAGCACACTTATTCAGGCAACGCTTCACGCCGCTGAGGTGCGCTTGGCCGAGGAGATACCAATTAGCGCTATTGGTTTAGACTCTAGACAGCTTCCTGAAGGTGGACTTTTTGCAGCGCTTCCTGGTACCCGAAACCATGGTGCGCATTATGCTGGTTCGACAGCCGCAGCAGCCATTCTTAGTGATGCGGAAGGCACAAAAATTCTGCGCGAATTAGGAGAAACCCGGCCGATTCTTGAAGTAGCCGATATTCGAGCGGTACTAGGTTATGTAGCAGCAGAAGTCTATGACCATCCGTCAGAAAAAATGACCATTATTGGTATTACAGGAACAAGCGGAAAAACTACTACCAGCTATTTGCTCGAAACTGGTCTTATAGCTGCCGGTTATAGTGTGGGTTTGATCGGAACCACCGGTACTCGAATTAATGGAAAACCCGTTCCTACTCAACTGACTACCCCAGAAGCACCTACACTACAAGCTCTTTTTGCTCGTATGCTTAACGACGGAGTAACCCACGTGGTCATGGAAGTATCTAGTCATGCACTGAGCTTGGGACGTACCGTAGGAACCCACTTTAAGGTTGCTGGGTTTACCAACCTTAGCCAAGATCATCTTGATTTTCATTCCACAATGGAAGAATACTTTGCAGCTAAGGCATTATTTTTCGAACCCACATCAGATAAACGAGCACAGACTTCGGTTATTTGTGTTGATGATCCTTGGGGCGAGAAAATGGCGCAGCGTGCCATTAACCCGATTCGCGTTTCTACAACTAACAACCATGGTGATGTTATTGCTCATGCGATCGAAAGCGATCCCACTGGGGCACAGAGTTTTCAGTTACGTGCCGGCAATAAGGATTACCACGTTGTATTGCCACTTCCTGGGATTTTTAACGTGGCTAATGCCAGTTTGGCACTGGCCATTGCCGAAAATATTGGTGTTGATATGTCGGCTGTCATTGATGGTATGAGTCAGGTTTCAGTGCCTGGTCGTATGCAGCGCATTGATGCTGGTCAGGAATTTTTAGCTGTGGTTGATTATGCCCACAAGCCGGCGGCGATTGCAGCAGTGCTTGAGACTATTCGTAATCAAATATCAGGTCGTATTGGCATAGTTATAGGTGCTGGTGGCGATCGAGACGCAGCAAAACGCCCCATTATGGGAGCGGAATCTGTGCGTCGTGCAGATCTGGTTATTGTTACTGATGATAATCCGCGTAGCGAAGACCCTGCGGTTATTCGACAAGCAGTACTTGCTGGTGCATACGCTATTCAGCAGGAAAGACCCGAAGTAGAGATTGCAGAGATAGGGGATCGTCGAAAAGCAATTGCGGCGGCGATTTCTTGGGCACAACCTGGTGATGCAGTAATTGTTGCGGGTAAAGGACATGAGGTTGGCCAATTGATTGCTGGTGTCAATCACCATTTTGATGACCGTGAAGAGGTACAGGCAGCGCTGCAAAGGATAAGCCAATGA
- a CDS encoding peptidoglycan glycosyltransferase FtsW — MSNSTASRMQQPAQPRIAKPNTVTFAQLRKVISERLKDFFSRPLSNYYMILICVVSLTLIGVVMVMSASMTWSVADGATVWSTALRQTIMVVLGLFTMWMAMRMSPRTIRRLAPWLLIISIILLIAVLIPGIGTGKQEVGSQSWIDVGAVRFQPSEIARVAIAIWGAQYLSDGRPGETRRLVHFGVVALGLALLIFMEGDAGMAMSFMLVAAVMLFFAGLNWFFVVMSVVLGMIGILFVFFVRGGFRSDRITVYFDALRGHFSDVHNSAYQSYQGFLSLADGSMFGVGLGQSRAKWFYLPESKNDFIYAIIGEELGFFGASTVVVLFGILGWVGINTARKSATQFLMLMSATLTAGVVVQAFINIGYVVGALPVTGIQLPMISAGGTSAVITLGAMGILANCARHQPDAISHMAAHGRPAIDRFLFLPEPRIYNVEERRRGPRSGIRAASSDQSRSLPQRPAPQRAGAPRVNNKNRGSYQRVDRQRRTGAAYTDSRNQRGRR, encoded by the coding sequence ATGTCGAACTCCACTGCATCGCGGATGCAACAGCCGGCTCAACCGCGTATAGCTAAACCCAATACGGTGACGTTTGCCCAACTACGTAAAGTTATTTCTGAGCGGCTAAAAGATTTTTTCTCACGTCCGCTGAGTAATTACTACATGATCCTGATTTGCGTGGTATCGCTGACGCTTATTGGTGTAGTTATGGTAATGAGCGCATCAATGACCTGGTCTGTTGCTGATGGTGCAACAGTGTGGAGCACTGCGTTACGCCAAACCATTATGGTTGTTTTAGGTCTTTTCACCATGTGGATGGCTATGCGGATGAGTCCGCGTACCATACGTCGATTAGCACCGTGGTTATTAATTATCTCGATTATTTTGCTTATCGCTGTGCTTATTCCCGGTATTGGTACCGGTAAGCAAGAAGTTGGTTCCCAGTCGTGGATTGACGTAGGTGCTGTGCGATTCCAACCTTCAGAAATTGCTCGTGTGGCTATTGCTATTTGGGGAGCTCAATATCTTTCAGACGGTCGTCCTGGTGAAACACGACGATTAGTGCATTTTGGTGTGGTTGCTCTTGGTTTAGCATTGCTTATTTTTATGGAAGGCGATGCCGGTATGGCCATGAGCTTTATGCTGGTTGCTGCCGTCATGCTTTTCTTTGCCGGGCTTAACTGGTTCTTCGTTGTAATGAGTGTTGTTTTAGGCATGATCGGTATCCTCTTCGTATTCTTTGTACGAGGCGGTTTCCGCTCAGATCGCATCACAGTGTATTTCGATGCCTTGCGTGGGCATTTTTCTGATGTTCATAATTCTGCTTATCAGTCTTACCAAGGGTTTTTATCGCTTGCCGATGGCTCTATGTTTGGGGTTGGCCTTGGCCAATCGCGGGCTAAATGGTTTTATCTACCTGAGAGTAAAAATGATTTTATTTATGCCATTATCGGTGAAGAACTAGGATTTTTTGGTGCTAGTACGGTAGTAGTGCTATTCGGAATTCTTGGTTGGGTGGGAATTAATACCGCGCGTAAATCAGCTACCCAATTTCTCATGCTTATGTCGGCTACCTTAACCGCAGGTGTGGTTGTTCAAGCATTTATCAATATTGGTTATGTTGTTGGTGCATTACCCGTTACTGGCATCCAATTACCGATGATTTCTGCTGGTGGTACTTCTGCGGTAATTACTTTGGGTGCGATGGGTATTTTGGCAAACTGCGCACGCCATCAACCTGATGCAATTTCGCATATGGCAGCACATGGTCGTCCGGCAATTGATCGTTTCCTATTTCTTCCCGAACCACGTATTTATAACGTGGAGGAAAGACGACGCGGCCCTCGTAGTGGTATCAGAGCTGCCTCATCAGATCAGTCGCGTTCATTGCCGCAACGTCCAGCACCGCAGCGCGCCGGTGCGCCACGGGTAAATAATAAGAATAGAGGAAGTTACCAAAGGGTTGATCGCCAGCGTCGAACTGGTGCTGCATATACTGATTCGCGCAATCAACGAGGAAGGCGTTAG
- the murD gene encoding UDP-N-acetylmuramoyl-L-alanine--D-glutamate ligase — translation MTVPIKDISCPVLVTGAGVTGRGIVGLLKQIGIPVTLADANREALAQIEAELGIITVCEEDLLTNRALFNSYGLVVTSPGWRPDAPLLRAALEAGLEVIGDVELCWRLDQDEVFGNKRRWIVVTGTNGKTTTTAMLAAMLNEAGYAAAAVGNIGVAIADALIGTHRVDILVAELSSFQLHWTTTLRPEIGVFLNLAEDHIDWHGSFNEYAAAKAKVFSAATAIASKDDDLVKELAKDHEVIFYTLGEPDAGEVGVSKQWIVDKRNKAVRIAPATNIQPHGPAGIADATAAAAAALVAGVSPEAIQRALATFSVAGHRGQVVATYRGIVAVDNSKATNPHAADSALGGFKSIVWIAGGQLKGADVSEVIRRHAQHIKAAALLGVDALKIAQALADNAPHVKIQVTQETDPVLAMNEVVEFAVSQASAGDAIVLAPAAASLDMYTGMAQRGDLFADAIKKYLCFESTRED, via the coding sequence ATGACTGTGCCTATAAAAGATATTTCTTGTCCAGTGTTGGTTACCGGTGCCGGAGTAACCGGACGAGGAATTGTCGGGTTACTTAAGCAGATCGGTATTCCGGTAACACTAGCTGATGCCAACCGGGAGGCGTTGGCACAGATTGAAGCTGAACTTGGCATCATCACGGTGTGTGAAGAAGATTTATTAACTAACCGTGCCCTTTTTAATTCTTATGGGCTTGTGGTTACTTCACCAGGTTGGCGCCCCGATGCGCCACTACTTCGTGCTGCTTTGGAAGCGGGGTTAGAAGTTATTGGTGATGTGGAACTATGTTGGCGACTCGATCAGGATGAGGTATTTGGCAATAAACGTAGATGGATAGTAGTTACTGGTACTAATGGTAAAACCACAACTACCGCCATGTTGGCGGCCATGCTTAATGAAGCTGGTTATGCTGCTGCAGCAGTAGGAAATATTGGGGTAGCTATTGCTGATGCACTGATTGGTACTCATCGAGTAGACATTTTGGTAGCCGAGTTATCTAGTTTCCAACTGCACTGGACAACAACATTGCGCCCTGAAATCGGTGTATTTCTTAATTTGGCCGAAGATCATATTGATTGGCACGGCAGTTTTAACGAGTATGCGGCAGCAAAAGCAAAGGTATTTTCGGCAGCAACTGCGATTGCTAGTAAAGACGATGACCTAGTAAAAGAGTTAGCTAAAGATCATGAGGTTATTTTTTATACCTTAGGTGAGCCGGATGCTGGTGAAGTTGGTGTTAGTAAGCAGTGGATCGTCGATAAGCGAAATAAAGCAGTACGTATTGCCCCAGCAACAAATATTCAACCGCACGGACCCGCTGGAATTGCTGATGCAACTGCAGCTGCTGCAGCAGCACTAGTTGCCGGGGTAAGCCCAGAAGCAATTCAACGTGCCTTGGCTACGTTTAGCGTTGCTGGGCATCGCGGGCAAGTAGTAGCAACGTACCGTGGGATCGTTGCGGTAGATAACTCGAAGGCAACTAATCCGCATGCAGCTGATTCTGCGCTAGGTGGGTTTAAGTCGATTGTGTGGATTGCTGGTGGTCAGCTTAAAGGCGCTGATGTCAGCGAGGTAATACGTCGTCATGCTCAGCACATAAAAGCTGCAGCATTGCTAGGTGTAGATGCGTTAAAGATTGCACAAGCGCTTGCTGATAATGCACCGCATGTGAAAATACAGGTAACGCAGGAAACTGATCCGGTATTAGCGATGAATGAGGTCGTAGAATTTGCTGTCTCACAAGCGAGTGCTGGAGATGCAATTGTGCTTGCGCCTGCAGCAGCTAGTCTGGATATGTATACCGGTATGGCTCAACGCGGTGATCTTTTTGCTGACGCTATTAAAAAATATCTTTGCTTCGAGAGCACAAGAGAGGACTGA
- the mraY gene encoding phospho-N-acetylmuramoyl-pentapeptide-transferase, whose product MTQIILAGAIGLLVSIFTTPVLIRLFSRQGIGQEIREEGPKSHLRKRGTPTMGGLAILSGITVAYIVVGIYGEISDNQGFTASGVLVLSLMLSLGGLGFADDFIKLYKGRNLGLNKRAKLIGQLAIALLFGFLILQFPDEEGLTPGSTSLSFLRDIDTIDIAVGGGIIGIIVFLFFMYILISAWSNAVNLTDGLDGLAAGTTAIVMGAYALITFWQFRNSCSEGAAPGCYNVRDPLDLAVLAAAGLGACLGFLWWNAAPAKIFMGDTGSLALGGLVAGLSVSSRTELLMIIIGALFVLEAASVVIQVIGFRTKGIRVFRMAPIHHHFENGGWAETTVVIRFWLTAAVAALIGASIFYADWLSAVGA is encoded by the coding sequence ATGACCCAGATTATTCTTGCCGGTGCAATCGGGCTATTGGTGTCGATTTTTACCACACCAGTGCTCATTCGTCTGTTTAGTAGACAAGGCATTGGCCAAGAAATCCGTGAGGAAGGACCTAAATCGCACTTGCGTAAGCGAGGCACACCAACGATGGGTGGATTAGCTATCCTCTCAGGTATAACTGTGGCTTATATCGTGGTAGGGATCTACGGTGAAATTAGTGATAACCAGGGATTTACTGCTTCTGGCGTATTAGTGCTTAGCCTTATGCTATCCCTAGGTGGATTAGGCTTTGCCGACGACTTTATTAAACTGTACAAGGGACGAAACCTTGGGTTGAATAAGCGGGCAAAACTTATTGGTCAGCTAGCTATTGCGCTTCTCTTTGGTTTTCTTATTCTGCAATTTCCCGATGAAGAAGGTTTAACCCCCGGCTCCACCTCGTTAAGCTTTTTACGTGATATTGACACCATCGATATTGCCGTCGGCGGCGGGATTATTGGCATTATTGTCTTCTTGTTTTTTATGTATATCCTTATCTCCGCATGGTCGAACGCGGTGAACCTTACCGACGGACTTGACGGGTTAGCCGCTGGTACTACAGCCATTGTTATGGGTGCCTATGCGTTAATCACTTTTTGGCAGTTTCGAAACTCTTGTTCTGAAGGTGCTGCACCAGGTTGTTATAACGTCCGCGATCCACTAGATCTAGCAGTGCTTGCCGCTGCTGGTTTGGGTGCTTGTTTAGGATTTTTATGGTGGAATGCAGCTCCAGCTAAGATTTTTATGGGTGATACCGGTTCGCTTGCATTAGGCGGTTTAGTAGCAGGACTTTCTGTTTCCTCGCGTACCGAATTATTGATGATCATTATTGGTGCTCTGTTTGTGCTAGAAGCAGCCAGTGTTGTTATTCAGGTCATTGGTTTCCGCACAAAAGGGATTCGTGTTTTCCGTATGGCACCTATTCACCATCATTTTGAAAATGGTGGCTGGGCAGAAACAACTGTGGTTATTCGCTTCTGGCTTACCGCAGCAGTAGCGGCGCTCATTGGTGCGTCAATTTTTTATGCTGACTGGCTTTCTGCAGTAGGTGCATAA
- the murG gene encoding undecaprenyldiphospho-muramoylpentapeptide beta-N-acetylglucosaminyltransferase: protein MTKVIVAGGGTAGHIEPALAVAEALKEHGVEVAALGTVKGLESRIVPERGVELKLINPVPVPRKIGADLFALPVNLFKTVAQTRRTFKEFGCDAVIGFGGYVSAPAYLAAKSLRLPFFVHESNARAGMANKLGVGLGGIGLNATQDSGMKGEVVGIPIRDSLRADVAAARERGKKLFGLTGDKTTILVTGGSQGAQSINTAIVEAVPELLQQGFQIVHAYGRKNEAPQAQPGYVPVPYIDDMAAGYAIADLIICRSGAMTVAEVSALGIPAVYIPLPHGNGEQGLNAAAVVEAGAAVLVADASLNSATIIDLVSQLAGDPQRLAVMRDALSHTGFNNVAGVIAEKIMAAIKNEGK from the coding sequence ATGACCAAGGTAATTGTGGCCGGTGGCGGCACCGCAGGACATATTGAGCCGGCACTTGCTGTTGCTGAAGCACTGAAAGAACATGGCGTGGAAGTAGCTGCTTTGGGAACCGTTAAGGGACTAGAATCACGTATCGTTCCTGAGCGCGGTGTTGAGTTAAAACTTATTAATCCGGTTCCCGTGCCGCGAAAAATTGGTGCTGATCTTTTTGCTTTGCCAGTGAATTTATTTAAAACCGTTGCTCAAACGCGACGTACTTTTAAAGAGTTTGGTTGTGATGCTGTTATTGGCTTTGGCGGTTATGTTTCCGCACCAGCATATTTAGCAGCTAAATCTTTGCGATTGCCTTTTTTTGTTCATGAATCCAATGCGCGTGCAGGCATGGCTAATAAGCTCGGTGTTGGCTTAGGCGGGATTGGCCTCAACGCCACCCAAGATTCCGGAATGAAAGGTGAAGTAGTCGGTATTCCTATTCGCGATAGCTTGCGTGCTGATGTTGCAGCTGCACGCGAACGCGGCAAAAAGCTTTTTGGCTTAACAGGTGATAAGACCACCATTTTGGTTACTGGCGGTAGCCAAGGCGCACAGTCGATTAACACTGCCATTGTTGAAGCCGTGCCAGAATTGCTTCAACAAGGGTTTCAAATTGTGCATGCCTATGGGCGTAAAAATGAAGCTCCTCAAGCACAACCAGGATATGTGCCTGTGCCATATATAGATGATATGGCTGCCGGATATGCCATCGCAGACTTAATTATTTGTCGCTCTGGCGCAATGACAGTTGCTGAGGTTTCCGCTTTGGGCATTCCTGCTGTGTATATCCCTCTTCCACATGGTAATGGCGAACAAGGGCTTAATGCTGCTGCTGTTGTTGAAGCTGGAGCAGCAGTACTGGTAGCAGATGCATCGCTAAATTCAGCCACAATTATTGACTTGGTAAGTCAGCTAGCTGGTGATCCGCAGAGATTAGCGGTGATGCGTGATGCATTATCGCATACTGGTTTTAATAATGTTGCTGGAGTTATCGCTGAGAAAATTATGGCTGCTATCAAAAATGAAGGAAAATAA
- a CDS encoding peptidoglycan D,D-transpeptidase FtsI family protein: MAGTLIIAIVTVLIGRLALVQLWWGPSLSDLAAQQRTRVYVDAARRGEILDRNGQQLAYTMQSRSLTVSPTLLRSELRHVAEIEMRNSGEFYQVSGQARESRITDLVSDYLKDYSEEIPKIIDDASASTSEVNSEDILKKLESDSSYEVLVRNVDPDIAQQIAQEYHGVAADLQNIRQYPNGAIAENVLGKISYDGQGQFGFEASNDALLSGIDGRSTVDVSTNGQVIPGTTRDTVPATNGATARLTLDLDLQTYVQQQIEQAVANSGAQSGEAVVLDVETGEVLAMANSDTIDPMGDIQRQIDQGKDFSNTSISAPFEPGSVAKIITAAGVIEDGLSTPDEVIQVPGSINMSGVTVKDAWDHGVVGYTTTGIFGKSSNVGTLLLAQRLGEQRFNDLLNKFGIGQTTGIELPSESQGLVPDISQWSGGTFANLPIGQGMSWTTLQMASVYQAIANEGVRIQPRIIDRIVDASGSVIEQPEPTETKVVSAQTARTIIDMFRAVAQNDPTGVQSGTGPGAAIDGYQVSGKTGTAQQVDPATGAYSNSNYWITFAGIAPADDPRYVVAIQLDRPVRGVHGEGGQSAAPLFHDIATWLLNRDNVPLSPPMEGTLVLQAQ, translated from the coding sequence ATTGCTGGAACTTTAATAATTGCAATAGTGACAGTGCTTATTGGGCGATTAGCCTTGGTGCAATTATGGTGGGGGCCAAGCCTTTCCGATCTAGCTGCTCAACAGCGCACTCGGGTCTATGTTGATGCTGCCCGTCGCGGTGAGATTCTTGATCGTAATGGTCAGCAGTTGGCATACACTATGCAGTCGCGTTCGCTGACCGTGTCACCGACTTTATTGCGCAGCGAGTTACGTCATGTAGCTGAAATTGAGATGCGCAACTCAGGTGAGTTTTATCAGGTGTCAGGGCAGGCACGAGAATCTCGGATTACGGATTTAGTTTCGGATTATCTTAAAGATTATTCTGAAGAGATTCCTAAGATTATTGACGATGCTTCGGCGTCGACAAGCGAAGTTAATTCTGAGGATATTTTAAAGAAGCTGGAATCTGATTCCAGCTATGAGGTATTAGTTCGAAATGTTGATCCAGATATTGCTCAACAAATTGCGCAGGAATATCATGGCGTAGCTGCTGACCTGCAAAATATTCGACAATATCCTAATGGAGCGATTGCTGAGAATGTACTTGGCAAAATTAGTTATGATGGTCAAGGTCAGTTCGGTTTTGAAGCTAGTAATGATGCTTTACTCTCGGGAATTGATGGCCGATCAACGGTAGACGTTTCTACTAATGGTCAGGTAATTCCGGGTACTACTCGGGATACGGTACCGGCAACTAATGGGGCGACTGCAAGGCTTACCCTGGATCTAGATTTACAAACTTATGTGCAACAACAAATCGAGCAAGCCGTTGCCAATTCTGGTGCACAAAGCGGTGAAGCGGTGGTACTAGACGTAGAAACCGGGGAAGTTCTCGCTATGGCCAATAGTGACACTATTGATCCTATGGGCGATATTCAACGTCAGATTGATCAAGGTAAAGACTTCAGTAATACTTCTATTTCTGCACCCTTTGAACCGGGTTCGGTAGCCAAGATTATTACTGCTGCTGGTGTTATTGAAGATGGTTTATCTACTCCTGATGAAGTTATTCAGGTACCTGGAAGTATTAACATGTCCGGGGTAACAGTCAAAGACGCATGGGATCACGGTGTGGTTGGCTATACTACTACGGGTATTTTTGGTAAATCGTCTAACGTTGGCACACTATTGTTAGCACAGCGGTTAGGCGAGCAACGTTTTAATGATTTACTGAATAAGTTCGGTATCGGGCAGACAACCGGCATTGAATTACCGAGTGAATCTCAAGGGTTGGTACCAGATATTTCGCAATGGTCGGGTGGTACTTTCGCTAACCTACCTATTGGGCAAGGTATGAGTTGGACAACCTTGCAAATGGCGAGTGTGTATCAAGCAATCGCTAATGAAGGTGTGCGGATCCAGCCACGCATTATTGATCGTATTGTTGATGCCAGCGGAAGCGTCATTGAGCAACCCGAGCCTACGGAAACTAAGGTAGTGTCTGCTCAAACTGCGCGCACGATCATTGATATGTTCCGTGCAGTGGCACAAAACGATCCCACCGGGGTGCAATCTGGAACCGGTCCTGGAGCGGCTATTGATGGTTATCAAGTATCTGGAAAAACTGGTACCGCTCAGCAAGTAGATCCTGCCACTGGTGCCTATTCCAACTCTAACTATTGGATTACTTTTGCCGGTATCGCACCAGCTGATGATCCTCGGTATGTAGTGGCAATCCAACTTGATCGTCCAGTACGCGGAGTACACGGCGAAGGTGGACAATCTGCTGCGCCACTATTCCACGACATTGCAACCTGGTTGCTTAATAGAGATAACGTACCGCTATCACCACCGATGGAGGGAACCTTGGTGCTACAGGCACAATAG